cccttagcggtacATTTATTCAGTGCCTCTCGGGCGTGTCGGGTCGAATTTATTTTCCcacacgctgtttattttacacgcgctgtttaaaacaattttattcacagtaaaacaggtttaaaaggcactgcatatcaacaggacactcagtactgcatctccagccccgccccaccccttgttcattgtatttttcacatacctctacatagtcgtgcatactgataaatcatctcctgatcactcgttttatcaccaaactcctcaataatgcgatccaagtcattattttattactataacatctcaaaaagctctgtgaatgtctgtgatattctttgagcgctggatgtggaagccgctgttttgtttgttttatgtccgtgttatctctgtggtgcaagGTCTaggtgtattgctcagatccacccctttttttcggctcctatcggtctcactgaGCTGTTGAAtggttctctgctttttctggagaaaaaacgactagagacctgtgcttgacagaccggaaaggaataattgtattgtcggacctggtccgacataggaccgcaagggTTAAACTATTTCTGTAACTTTACCTTTTCTCTGAAATTTTAGTATTGATCTTTTGCtatgttttaattgtattcatttttatattttgcagAACATCTGATACCATGAACCCTGTTTACAGCCCAGCACCTTCAGGGGTCCCCTATGCAAATCCAAAAGGAATTGGATATCCAGGTAAGTGGACACATGTAATCGTAAGTCACCTAAGCATTGTACAACACATGCTTTACAATATGTTTATATAGGACGCAACAACAGTAGGTATTACTGTTGTTGCGTCCTATATAAACATATTTGAAACCATTGACACAGTGGCTATGAGTGAACCGAATAGCCATCTCCATGGATAAAAGGAGGTGTGGGGCAATTATTTTGACTGACGGGAACAGTAAGTTGAGAAGGCAGTCACAGAACGTTTATTGTAGTAAGGCAGGCAGTTGTCATGTAGGTATTTCTGTTAACCTGCAACAATGTGGATATTAAAGGGAAATTGTATTACTAATATCTTGTGCATATCTGTAATATGATGGCAGATATGCAGTAACCCAAGTAGTGATTTTgtgcataaaatactgtattgccACCCTAGAACCCCTGTGCATTATAGcctataagtagggcttctgattcttggttttaaccgataaaacgcgataaaacacccccgatactaaaaaaatgaaatcggtgaatagccaataaacaccagaaagcaccggaaaaactgtagaaatggtcaatctattcacattgactttacgctattcctattaaaaaataaaacctactacaaaaataataataaatacatttcccagtgctgctgggcaatgtcctgacttgcatctatcattgattcgttctcaatactttaaatccgccccaactactgaaggacagcacattcctacatttctattggagactccgcttgagagatttaaaacgagattacaataaggatggaggcttgttagcgggatttcaagatgtattacagttatgatacagaggatttaaaacagaattgtggtggaatgtacaaaaatgcctacacacaaaacccccagaagaatgtgaccgtagggatttcgttgtggaagacagcaatggaaagaaggttcaacttaagtgtgcaagtactgttgagttactatacatatcttgacagaaaaaaaaaaaaaaaccctcacgcattttgaaaagtaaccgaaaacactaatttcatacagtatatcaaaaacgaaagccccgaaaaaaaaagatttacataaaactccaaaatagctaaaaataagcaccgaaaaacaAAAGCCCTGCCTATAAGTGACCTTCCTTTTATTTGTATATCATTTGTATTTATCTAAACTTAACTTTTTTTCTTACACCTTAGAACAGCATACAGATGACAGTACTGACCTccctgtttctgtttgtttttcagctgGTTTCCCAATGGGCTATGCAGCTGCACCTGGCTACTCTCCTAATATGTACCCCGGTGCAAACGCAGCCTTTCAGACAGGTAGGACCTGTCCGCTTATATAAACGAATGGCTTCAGTGCTCACGGGGAGTGTGTCCGCTTCTGATACTGGCTGCTAAATTAATCCTAATTGCATTGCAGCATTCTCTGAATATTATGAGTctgctgctgtgtgttttcatgtttgtCATACtagctaaacacaaaacaagtcttGCTAGTTGAATTCATCTGGCTCTGTTGAATCCTTTTATTAGTACATTAACTTCTTTAGcagcattctttttttctttcttttgttacaGGGTTTGCCCCTGGCACACCGTATAAAGTCTCCTGCTCTCCCACTACTGGGGCAGTGCCACCATACTCCTCATCACCAAACCCCTACCAGACAGCAATGTACCCGCTCCGAAGTGCCTATCCACCACAGAACCCATACGCACAGGTAGGGCATTTTAGAACAAAGGTTATTAGGCCCATTTGCTGTAGCTTTCATaactctaaattaaaatacatacatacatactaaaaaatatatatatattttcttaatgtGTTTTTGGGACATATTAAGATTGCATCACATTACTCTGCTGGAGTACATGTGTCTTTTATATATTAtggcacattttaaatgtatactgtaCAATTTGTTTCCCAAATCACATTGAAGTGTGACACTGTAGTGTGCTATTGGCAGATGTATAGCATGGAGATGGATTTTAGTGGTAAATGGTCAATTCTAGTGGTTTAACTACAGTAAATTACCTTCATAGACCTGCACTGAAGTTGGATTTAAATTTGGGTGTATCCTTCCTCTGCATCATAAGTCTGTAATTATCTGGTTTAAAAGGGAGAGTGTTAGAGGCAGGCTaatatttcaaatttttttaaatatgtttgggCTTTGATTGTCTTCTAGatttaaagtttttgttttttttgtctcttgATTAACAGCAAGGTGCCTACTACACACAACCTCTGTATGCAGCACCACCCCATGTAATTCACCACACCACAGTCGTTCAGCCCAATGGTATGCCTGCGGCCATGTATGCTCCTCCTATCCCACAACATAGAGCTAATGGTGTTGCCATGGGCATGGTAGCTGGGACCACTATGGCAATGTCAGCTGGTATGAGTAAGatgaacattttatttgtgtgtgtgagtgtgtctttatatatatatatatatatatatatatatatataatatatatatatatatatatacacacacacagtggtttgcagaagtatttacCCCCCTGCaatgttttcacattttgttggcacctgagtgtaCTCTACGATGCTGTCAAATTACACTTTatatgtagaatctacacaaactactccacattgataaagtaataaaagactttcaagctgcaattcgcatagtgatccaacaaagcaaccatgaagaccaaggagctttcaaagcaagtcagggataaagtggtagagatgCACAGACCAGGAGAAGGGTATAAGACAGTTTCAAAGGCACTgcttatccctctcagcacagtgaagtccatcattaagaagtggaagatgcatcataccacccagacactacccagatcaggtcccCCTCCCAAACagcagccaggcaagcaggaaactggttcggtcactctgaagccaacaatgaccttgagagatctgcaaagttctgtgtctgagatgggagtcggTGTTCATACATCagcaataagccagtccctacacaaagctggtctGTATGGACAGGTGGGAAGAaaaaagccattactcaaaaagcctcatcttcaagcacgtatggagtttgcaaaaaagcatgtagatgatactacAGACATttagaaaaaggttttgtggtcagacgagacaaacaTTTTTCGGTCCAAATTCCAAgagttacgtctggcgcaagcccaacactgcacatcacccagtcaacacgaTCCCACCAtctcaagcatggtggtggcagcatcatgttatggggatgcttctcttcagcagggactgggaagcttgtcaggatagaggggagaatggatggcgCAAAGTACAGAcgaatcctggaggaaaacctgtttgagtctgAACTGgagaggaaattcacatttcatcagtgtggagtagtggttagggctctggactcttgaccggagggttgtgggttcaatcccagttaggggacattgctgctgtacccttgagcaaggtactttacctagattgctccagtaaaaacccaaatgtataaatgggtaattgtatgtaaaattaatgtaataattgtaacaattgtaagtcgccctggataagggcatctgctaagaaataaataataataataataatcaggacaatgacccaaagcacaaagccaaagccacactggagtggatgaacaagaagagaattgatgttcttgagtggcccagtcaaagtgctgacttgaatccaatcaaatttatgacgagacttgaagattgcagtccatcgacgatctccaacaaacttatcagaactggagcagttttcctgtgaagaatgggcaaaaatgtcaccatcttACTGTGCAAagttagtagagacctatccaaaaaggaCTAATAGCTAGTAATTGcggcaaaaggtgcttctaccaagtactgacttaaggggctgaatacttatgcaaccagtaaatttcattttgtacattttctttgcaagttttgctgacatttaacctcctcctcttAAAAGGTGTTCATTTTatccactacagctttgaataaaaaaaagtttgtttgaaaaactgtgcatacattatttgtaattcaacaaaatgtgacgttatttagggggtgaatacttctgcaaaccactgtgtgtgtgtgtgtgtgtgtgtgtgtgtgtgtatatgtatatatatatatatatatatatatatatatatatatatatatatatatatatatatatatatatatatatatatatatatatatatatatattatagtattgcTTGTCCCCAATCACATGATGTAACATTAAGCCTAATTACAAATACCACTGTATACTGTAGGGAAAAAGGCTGCAGTGTACAGGATGGTCAGTGTCCAAAATACAAATGGATTGCCAGCAATGTTTTTCAATAAATTCCTGAAAATTAACAATAGTTTTATTTTGAGTACTGACCCACAACTAACAGTAAGTGCAAGAGAGCAATATAGTATGCAACACGCAGCTTGTAGACTTAATACTGCAATATGATAATGTCTGAGGTATCCAGTACTACTAAATATTGATTTGATATGCTGCCTCACCCACAAGAGTACCAGGCTGTTCTCTTTCACAGCACTTTAACAATGTAATTACTTTGTGTTTTTTAGGCACTTTGTTGACAACCCATTCCCCATCTCCTGTAGCTCCTCATCAAGTTACGATGCCCACATACAGGCCTCCAGGGACACCTACTTATAGCTACGTGCCCCCGCAGTGGTGATCAGTCTGGCAGTGTAAGTGACCTTTTGCATAGAAAAATCAGATGCAAAATGTAATTGGGTATAAGCATGGCCTCAAAATGGCCTCCAAGTCCATTCCTATGATTTGTGTGTCCGGCAGTGTGTGCAAAGTGCAGACACGGAGCGAATCCTTCCATGTACGAAGCTCTATCACTGatccaaaaatattttttgatCAGCAGGTTTGTGATACAGGAGCGCTTCTATGACATCCCAGCCGCACTGGGACTAGCCCTTCCAATAAGCAGTACATTGGCTTATACTGGGATTAATGCAATCACGGTCGGGTGTCAAAACTACAGGACATCTACCTTGAAACAAAATGCTGTTCTTGAGTGACACCGATACCACACTGACGAAAATGCTTCGCTGGGCAATGAAACACAATAAGACATACTGTAAACGTTTGTTTGCTAGACCAACACACAGTCGTGCCTGCCTGAATAGTTATGCCTGAAATATGAAGTGGCGATGAGAGAGACTTGTTTAGTTTGCAGAATACACTTGCCGTTAAAGTGCACTAAAAGTCGATAAATTATATGAATAATGTTCGTTGTACTTTTTCAGGCTatgatgcattttattttattttattttatttatttattttagctaaGGTTAATGATTTTTCTAATAATATTACTTTACATATTAACCActcatttattttggcaatttccatgttaaaaaataacctttttttcttttttttctttttttgtagacTTTTCTTTCTTAGCCCTCAAATGTGGACAGTTTGAGttgcaaattttcaatcacgtcatatacagtatcttccccaatttcaggcacgggtgtatagcgctgttatatgaattattatctgatacaataaataaatagtttgttttgaccagtaccaaagGCTTTcttacaacctgtaacaccaacaaaataaagaaatctcctcgttttattctctgtagatacaTAGGCATCAATTTTTCACTCTCCACTGTGTATATACAGATGAcctggtctgtcaagcacatatcttagggactgctgccatctgcccgtaaaaaacaaaactgcatacacttttacaatacagttttctttttttttttttattgaagcatGTTAAAGACGTGTTAAACTTTCCAGAGGCACATGCAAGcgcctgcacgctattctcacgggagtgacaaaTCTGGACTCTCATGCACTCCATGTGTGTTTTAACAGTACAAATTGCGTGGTCATTTTGATTTTTGTTATCCTTTTGgagcatataaaaacaaaaacaaattaactgtatatatttgtttttatttattgtacttcGTTGGGTTTAATGTAATTTGGAAATATATGTGTGTTCAAAACATTGAAGTCTTGTTGGAAGGGGCTTCAGGGCTCAAAATGTGTTGAAAGCAGCTCTCAGGAATAGACTGGCAAGTGACAGACTGAATACCCTCCTTGTCATAAGAGTTGAGGGACCTCACTGGAAGAAGTTTGATTACTGGATTTCTTTTTCTATAAAGTCAAGCTCAAATGTGCTGctgaaagtggtccaaaatggctCTGAATGCACCTGAAAGCATGTactgtacaaccccagagcttcagTGGGCCTAGGCGACCCCCAGACCCCTGGCCAAAACATTGGTTTTGCaccaggagtttcagtcaaaatgatcattggccactttcatCCATGTATAAGTTGACTTGATGTTGTTCTCAGTGTTTTGAAAGACTAGAATGTTTCCTGATACTTGTTAAGAGAGGAGATATTGGAGACTGGGTTTTTTTCTTTGCCTCTACCAGAAGAGGTCTGGCTGGTTAGCTAAAGTAATGATCAAAATAGTGGGGTTACAGATCTGCAGGGCCAAAGGACTgatatcttttttattttgtttgctgtttttaaagtAGAAATGTTAATCTCTAATCCATTCTTGTACCTGCAGGTTTAAAGATGGTAGATATGCATTCAGTCAAGTATTGTACACTTGGTGCTGATGCCCTTATGCCTCTGACCCAGGACTCCTTccttccaaaagaaaaaaaatacacaaaaaaagaagaaacttcCAGTGCTCAACACTTTGCCAACACTCTACCAAAAACCCAAATCAATGAAGTCGTGGTAACCCACATCCGCATATCTTACCTCTTCCAACTCCGCCATTAccgaaacaaaacagacaaaatggTCTTGTCGCAAAATTGTGTTTTGTGTACTTTCTTGCAGTTTTATAGCTAACCTATCAAATAAAAAAGGGAGTATAAATTAATTTGGATTCGTATCTAGTTGaatgcatgttttttaaaaataaaactaaaaattaaaTGCAGTGCTTGCTCAGCTACCTGCAGTGACTGATGCAAAACCGTCATGTGCGAAATCCAAAGGAATTGAAGTTCAACAAAATAATTCTGCAACCCAGTATCCCTATTGCAGTGTCTtaacttaatatataaaaaaatgaacctACTGAAATAGAGCAATTGTGTATAAGTGGATTTCGATATAATGAAAAACTCTCTAACTTTGGATACATACTAcagtataaatattattatttgtttgagtTAGTCCAGATGGGCACAGTTTTTATTTCATTGGGTGATGTTATCATTTTAGAGATTTTTGGAGGGTGCCTTTAGGGCAAACTGGGGATTCTGTCTGGCAGGCTGTATATTAAGCCAGAACTGTCTTAGCATTTACTTTTGTGTTGATTTGTCAGTGTTATGAATGCAGATGTTAGTGATGTGTTGCGTGcagggtgcaaaaaaaaaaaaaaaatgcatggccAGGTTTAGGACCTTGGAACAACATGGAGCTGTGAACGGTCCTGCCCATttcactttattttctttttaaatattgcaaaataaatactaaaacagCCATGCAACAGAAAACAGTTCGCACAGAGCCCAAAGTAAGAAATATTGTAACGGctactttgttttaaaatgaagatggGACTTTTTTTTTAGTCAGAGAGTTGATTTTTAAAGTACCGGAATGGGTTAAAACCATTTTTTCCAGCTTCTAAATTTGGATTCTTATTTCAGGGATTTTATTTCTGCTGAAACTGAGTTTAAAACCACAAAGCAATATGGGGCAATAACTGAACAAGCAATATAACTTCATAACCTATACATTAGTGCTCTCCCCTACACCACACCTAAAAAATGGAATTTTGAAATGGTAACCTCCATCTGTGATTCTGTTTTTATATCCCCAAATATCACAGCAAAAGTAGCTGTCTATACATCATGACTTGCTATTGGGATCTCAAACATGGCTACATGGTCATCCACAAGGTTGATGAGGATCAAAttgaaagtttatttttcttgaaaGGGAACAGAcaatttttgttagttttgtttgtgtgtttttacatTCAGTTGAACAAATTGGTCAGAATGTTTGTCAGTTGATGCTTTTAAGACTTAGGTCTGCTGGACCTTAAGCATTTGCATATAGCTCATACATTTATCTTCCTACACAAGCCTGTAATGGggcatacatttatatttatatgcaGCAGTTAACGTAAGTCGATTG
The sequence above is drawn from the Acipenser ruthenus chromosome 12, fAciRut3.2 maternal haplotype, whole genome shotgun sequence genome and encodes:
- the LOC117417125 gene encoding myelin-associated neurite-outgrowth inhibitor isoform X1; this encodes MRRCCKTSDTMNPVYSPAPSGVPYANPKGIGYPAGFPMGYAAAPGYSPNMYPGANAAFQTGFAPGTPYKVSCSPTTGAVPPYSSSPNPYQTAMYPLRSAYPPQNPYAQQGAYYTQPLYAAPPHVIHHTTVVQPNGMPAAMYAPPIPQHRANGVAMGMVAGTTMAMSAGMSTLLTTHSPSPVAPHQVTMPTYRPPGTPTYSYVPPQW
- the LOC117417125 gene encoding myelin-associated neurite-outgrowth inhibitor isoform X3; this translates as MNPVYSPAPSGVPYANPKGIGYPAGFPMGYAAAPGYSPNMYPGANAAFQTGFAPGTPYKVSCSPTTGAVPPYSSSPNPYQTAMYPLRSAYPPQNPYAQQGAYYTQPLYAAPPHVIHHTTVVQPNGMPAAMYAPPIPQHRANGVAMGMVAGTTMAMSAGMSTLLTTHSPSPVAPHQVTMPTYRPPGTPTYSYVPPQW
- the LOC117417125 gene encoding myelin-associated neurite-outgrowth inhibitor isoform X2, producing the protein MRRCCKTSDTMNPVYSPAPSGVPYANPKGIGYPAGFPMGYAAAPGYSPNMYPGANAAFQTGFAPGTPYKVSCSPTTGAVPPYSSSPNPYQTAMYPLRSAYPPQNPYAQQGAYYTQPLYAAPPHVIHHTTVVQPNGMPAAMYAPPIPQHRANGVAMGMVAGTTMAMSAGTLLTTHSPSPVAPHQVTMPTYRPPGTPTYSYVPPQW